A stretch of the Anaeromyxobacter sp. genome encodes the following:
- a CDS encoding peptidyl-prolyl cis-trans isomerase has translation MAGRAALLALALSAAACGRCGGSAPAAPAGPTPVALVNGEPVAPATLARELRQTQAGGEGEGPGDVLRRRVLDDLVDRALLLQQARARSVVVGQDQVERAFLRIRNEYPGTHFDDMLAQERLSQGELKARLKDQLTVERLFHEEVFPRVRVEDAEVDRWYADHAAEFQEAEKVRVLQVVVASRDEAARVREQLRRDPAAFAEVARRASIAPEGKNGGDLGWIEHRAGFPEVFEVCFTLPLNTLSEVTPSPYGFHLFKVVEKKPASRRALEQARAGIAERLLRDKRARAQEEYLATLRARATIQIDQAALAAVTP, from the coding sequence GTGGCTGGCCGGGCCGCCCTCCTCGCGCTCGCCCTCTCGGCCGCCGCCTGCGGCCGCTGCGGGGGGAGCGCGCCGGCGGCCCCGGCCGGCCCCACGCCGGTGGCGCTGGTGAACGGCGAGCCGGTGGCCCCCGCCACCCTGGCCCGCGAGCTCCGGCAGACGCAGGCCGGCGGCGAGGGCGAGGGGCCAGGCGACGTCCTGCGGCGCCGCGTCCTCGACGACCTGGTGGACCGGGCCCTGCTGCTGCAGCAGGCCCGGGCCCGCTCGGTGGTGGTCGGCCAGGACCAGGTGGAGCGGGCCTTCCTGCGCATCCGCAACGAGTACCCGGGCACGCACTTCGACGACATGCTGGCCCAGGAGCGCCTCAGCCAGGGCGAGCTGAAGGCCCGGCTCAAGGACCAGCTCACCGTCGAGCGGCTCTTCCACGAGGAGGTCTTCCCGCGGGTCCGGGTGGAGGACGCCGAGGTGGACCGCTGGTACGCCGACCACGCCGCCGAGTTCCAGGAGGCCGAGAAGGTGCGGGTGCTCCAGGTGGTGGTGGCCAGCCGCGACGAGGCCGCGCGGGTGCGCGAGCAGCTGCGCCGCGACCCGGCCGCCTTCGCCGAGGTGGCGCGGCGGGCCTCCATCGCCCCGGAGGGGAAGAACGGCGGCGACCTGGGCTGGATCGAGCACCGCGCCGGCTTCCCCGAGGTCTTCGAGGTCTGCTTCACCCTGCCGCTGAACACGCTCTCCGAGGTGACGCCGTCGCCCTACGGCTTCCACCTCTTCAAGGTCGTGGAGAAGAAGCCGGCCTCGCGGCGCGCCCTGGAGCAGGCGCGCGCCGGGATCGCCGAGCGGCTGCTGCGCGACAAGCGGGCCCGGGCGCAGGAGGAGTACCTCGCCACGCTGCGCGCCCGCGCCACCATCCAGATCGACCAGGCGGCCCTCGCCGCGGTGACCCCGTGA
- a CDS encoding peptidyl-prolyl cis-trans isomerase: protein MLRRVLPVVLVAVLAACGSEKAAGPKKSGPAVATGNGITITAEEFKARLDEQSPFIRARYSTLERKKEFLDNLIRFEVLAKEATKQGLDKDPDVQLTLRKIMVQKLVQKNFADQSGAAALPDAELQKYYDDHKDEFQKAKKVRLAAIVLTAPAGAPDRAKKEALAKKALAQVKAAEKTNSLAFAAAVTQYSDDAATKAVSGDLNFKTKDELEKAYGAPLAEAAFALKPGELSGVIGTPQGFFVVKATGVQEEVNRPFDVVKAQIGSKLQREKKTKEFDELVKKLKEEAKVVVSDAELEKVTVSAAPPPGAPGMPGMPAGAANAMPEAARPPAPAHK, encoded by the coding sequence ATGCTCCGCCGCGTCCTCCCCGTCGTCCTCGTCGCCGTGCTCGCCGCCTGCGGCTCCGAGAAGGCCGCCGGGCCCAAGAAGTCCGGCCCGGCCGTCGCCACCGGCAACGGCATCACCATCACGGCCGAGGAGTTCAAGGCCCGCCTCGACGAGCAGTCGCCCTTCATCCGCGCCCGCTACTCGACCCTGGAGCGGAAGAAGGAGTTCCTCGACAACCTGATCCGCTTCGAGGTGCTGGCCAAGGAGGCCACCAAGCAGGGCCTCGACAAGGATCCGGACGTGCAGCTGACGCTGCGCAAGATCATGGTGCAGAAGCTGGTCCAGAAGAACTTCGCCGACCAGTCGGGCGCCGCCGCCCTGCCGGACGCCGAGCTGCAGAAGTACTACGACGACCACAAGGACGAGTTCCAGAAGGCCAAGAAGGTGCGCCTGGCCGCCATCGTCCTGACCGCCCCCGCCGGCGCGCCCGACCGCGCCAAGAAGGAGGCGCTGGCCAAGAAGGCCCTGGCGCAGGTGAAGGCCGCCGAGAAGACCAACAGCCTGGCCTTCGCCGCCGCCGTCACCCAGTACTCGGACGACGCCGCCACCAAGGCGGTCTCCGGCGACCTGAACTTCAAGACCAAGGACGAGCTGGAGAAGGCCTACGGCGCGCCGCTGGCCGAGGCGGCCTTCGCGCTCAAGCCGGGCGAGCTCTCCGGCGTGATCGGCACCCCGCAGGGCTTCTTCGTGGTGAAGGCCACCGGCGTGCAGGAGGAGGTCAACCGGCCCTTCGACGTGGTCAAGGCCCAGATCGGCTCCAAGCTGCAGCGCGAGAAGAAGACCAAGGAGTTCGACGAGCTGGTCAAGAAGCTGAAGGAGGAGGCCAAGGTGGTGGTCAGCGACGCCGAGCTGGAGAAGGTGACCGTCTCCGCCGCCCCCCCCCCGGGCGCGCCCGGCATGCCCGGCATGCCCGCCGGCGCCGCCAACGCCATGCCCGAGGCCGCGCGGCCCCCGGCCCCGGCCCACAAGTAG